The nucleotide sequence CAGATACTTCCGTTACAGCTAAGCCGGCTTCTGCTAATAATTTTGCCGTACCGCCTGTAGAAAGTAATTTTACACCACGAGCGGCAAGCCCTTGTGCAAATTCGACAATGCCTTTTTTATCAGACACACTTAATAACGCTTGTTGAATCGCCATTTTTTCTAAGTTCCTTAAAATGAGTGTTAAAATGTGAAATAAACGGCGGATATTATAAAGCAATCGTTTGCTTTTTTCATCTGCAAGCGGTCGAATTTGCATAATTTTTTGCAAAAACAACCGCTTGTATCCACAGTTAAACTGCGTAAAATAAAGCCTAAACAACAGGGGGATTTATGATTAAACACAATCTTGATAATTTTGAATTTGCGTATATTGATGAAAGCGGAGTAAAAGCCGGCACATTGCGTTACCGCTACATCAAAGACAATGTGATTGACGCTTACACTACAAGGGTTGATGAAGCCTTTCAAGGCAAGGGCATTGCAGGCGAGTTATATAACGCCTTAATTGCTTTTGCTCAAGAAAAAGCATTAAAAATTAAGCCGAGCTGCAGCTATATTGAGGTAAAAATGCAGCGAAACCATCGAGAGTTGATTGCTTAGAGAATAACAAGCGGTCGTAAAATACTGAAAATTTACGACCGTTTGTGTTTTAATGATGATATTAATTATTCATTAAACAACGCCATATAAAACCGATTTTCAAAGGTGTTCAGTGGAGCTCGTTTCGTTTTACTTTCCAGCTCGCCTGTGGAATAACCACTAATAAATTGCACGAAGGCAATTTGCTCACCACGTGCATTTTTCATAAAGCCGGCAAGGTTATAAACACCCTTTAATGCCCCTGTTTTGGCAATCAGATTTTTCGCCAGCGGTTCGGTGGAAATTGAACCTCTACCTGAAATTGTGCCATCTACGCCTGCAATTGGGAAGGTTTCAAATAAATGTAATGTATCTTCATTTTGGGCGATATATTCAAGGGTTTCTAACATCGTTTGGCTACTTATTTGATTATGGCGGGAAAGCCCTGAACCATCAGCAACAACGCTATTTTTAAAATTAATATTGGCTTTTGATTTTAACAGTTGTCGAATCACATAACTGCCTAATTGGAAAGAAGCTGGGCGATTATGCTGTTTATTGGCAACGGTTCTGAACAACGCATCGGCAATTTGGTTGTCCGATTTTTTCATCATTTTTTTAAGTAATACAGGCAATGGTTCTGAATAGTGCTCGGCTAATACTGTGCCTGCTTGCGGTGTTAAAGGCTCTTTTAGCTGACCGTTAAACTCAATGCCTAGACTTTTCAAATGCTTGTTGATGATATTCGCTCCGTAATTAGTTGGGTCTTGCACGGAGAAACTTAGCCCAAACGGTTTGGATTGGCGAGCCATACAGCCTTTAATTTGATAGCGATTGTTATCGTGAACCACCACATCAAGTTGGCAAAAAGGGGCTTCTTTGCTATCTACAACATACGCAGAACTAAACACCTGTACAGGATAGGCAGAAGGCACATCCACTTTGGCAAATTCGCCTATTGGCTGATCGGCATTTAAACTAACATAAAAACAATTTCTATCGATATTAATCGCCGCTGGTGGGGCGTTAAAGCACATTGTTAAATCATTCCAAATCCAGCCGGAAGCTTTGTCGTGGCTGGCAAAAACAGAAGTATCTAAAATTAAATCCCCTTCAATTTTGTTGATACCTTGCTGCTTTAATTTGCTAATTAATTGATAAATTTGACCGCTTGTTAGCTCCGGATCACCGGTAAAACGGGCAATTAAATTGCCTTTTACCACATCATTTTCTACTTTACCATTGGTCAAAAGAGCAGTTTGAAAGCGAAAATCATCACTTAAGGTTAATTTTGCGGCTAATGCCGTAAATACTTTCTGAGTGCTTGCCGGTAACATAAAAACATCACTTTGATGCTGTGTGATAATCTGATTAGTGTCTAAGTTTTTAGCAATAAAACTCACTGAAGTGCCAGCTGGCAAGGTTTGAATGAGTTCTTCAGCATTAATTTCTGCTTGTACAAGGCTTGGAATAAGTAATGTGGATAAGATAAATTTCTGAAAAAAAGAGCGAGTGGCGTTTTTAAAAATCATAATAAAAGGGGAGTTGAAATTTTTAGTTAGAAATTGAATAATAGCCCTTTCAATTTCATTCGTAAACCGATAATTTTTAGTAAGGAAACAGACTTAATGAAACAAATTCCTATGACTGTGCGTGGGGCAGAGCAACTGCGTGAAGAATTGGATTTTTTGAAAAATGTGCGTCGTCCACAGATTATTGATGCCATTGCAGAAGCCCGTGAACACGGTGATTTAAAAGAGAATGCGGAATATCACGCTGCCCGTGAGCAACAAGGTTTCTGTGAAGGTCGTATTCAAGAAATTGAGGGTAAATTAGGTAACGCTCAAATTATTGATGTAACAAAAATGACCAACAACGGCAAAGTGATTTTTGGTGCAACAGTGCAATTAGTGAATGCAGAAACCGATGAAGAAGTAACTTACCGTATCGTAGGTGATGATGAAGCGAATATTAAAGAGGGCTTAATTTCGGTCAATTCACCGATTGCTCGTGGCTTAGTTGGCAAAGAAGTAGATGATTCCGTCAGCATCACCACACCAGGCGGTAAAGTGGAATTTGATATTGTTGGCGTAGAATATATTTAATGAGTTGTAGGGGCTAATTGCAATTAGCCCCTACGTTTATCCAAGGTTTATCCCAAGATTAAATTACACAATCTCACTCGGTACAAAGAAATAAGCAATTTCACGTTTTGCCGACTCTTCCGAATCTGAACCGTGCACCGAGTTTTCACGGTAGCTTAACGCAAATTTGTCGCGGATTGTGCCTTTTTCACGTTTTGCCGGATCTGTTGCTCCCATTAAATCACGGTAATGTTGTACGGCATTTTCGCCTTCTAATACCGCAACCACAATCGGTTCACTTGTCATAAATTCCACCAATGGCTCGAAAAATTCTTTGCCTTGATGTTCTGCGTAGAACCCACCTGCTTGTTCTGTGGTTAAATGCAACATTTTCAGTGCTTTGATTTTTAGTCCGCCTTTTTCAATTTCAGCCAACACTTGCCCGATAAGATTACGTTTGGTCACATCGGGTTTGATGATAGAAAGGGTTTGTTGGATCATACTATTCTCCTATTTTACCTGCATACCCGGCTGAACACCGCTGTCTGCGTCTAACAAGAACAGGTTCGCACCGCCGCTGCCTGCCGATAAAATCATTCCTTCAGACATTCCGAACGACATTTTGCGTGGAGCAAGGTTAGCGATCACAACAACAAAACGTCCGATAAGCTCTTCCGGGTTTGGATAAGCCGCTTTAATGCCTGAGAACACTTGGCGTTTGTGATCGCCTAAATCCAGCTCAAAACGTAACATTTTGTCCGATTTCGGCACAGCTTCGCAATGTAACACTTTCGCTGCTCGTAAATCTAATTTGGCGAAATCATCAATGGTGATTTCCGGGGCAATCGGCTCGATTGCAATATTTTCTTGGTTTTCGACCGCTTGTTTTTCCACTGCTTGCGTTCCTTTTTTCTCTGCTGATTTTTTTGTTTCTTTTTGAGCATCTGCAAATAATGCTTTGGTTTCTTCAATCACCGCATCAATCTGTTTTTTCTCAAGACGTGAGAAGAGCGATTTAAACGGCGCAACGGTGTGCCCTAACAATGGCGTGGCGATATTATCCCAACGCAATTCCGCTTGTAAGAAGGCTTCTGCACGTTCTGCCAGTTGTGGCAATACCGGTTTTAAGTAGCTCATTAGCACACGGAATAACTCAATCCCCATTGAGCAAACCGCTTGCAATTCGGCATCTTTGCCCTCTTCTTTGGCGATCACCCACGGAGCTTTCTCATCAATGTATTTGTTCGCCTTGTCGGTTAATTCCATAATCGCACGAATTGCCTTGTTAAATTCACGGCTTTCGTAGAAATTCGCAATGGTTTCCGCTTGGGCGGTAAATTCATTAAATAGGGCTTCATCGTCTAATTTAGCTGCTAATTTGCCCTCAAAACGTTTAGCGATAAAGCCGGCGTTACGAGAAGCTAAATTCACCAATTTGTTCACAATGTCGCTATTTACACGTTGTACGAAATCATCAAGGCTGAAGTCTAAATCTTCAATGCGGTCGTTTAATTTAGCCGCATAGTAATAACGTAAACATTCAGGATCGATATGTTTTAAATAGGTGCTGGCTTGAATGAATGTACCACGAGATTTCGACATTTTCGCACCGTCCACCGTCACATAACCGTGGGCGAACACGTTGGTTGGCTTGCGGTAGCCGCTGCCTTCCAACATTGCCGGCCAGAACAGGCTATGGAAGTAAACAATGTCTTTGCCGATAAAGTGGTAAAGCTCGCTGTCGGAATCCTTTTTCCAGAACTCGTCAAAATTAATGCCTTTGCGGTCGCAGAGGTTTTTGAATGACGCCATATAACCGATTGGGGCATCGAGCCAAACGTAGAAGAATTTGTTTTCCGCATCCGGAATTTCAAAGCCGAAGTACGGAGCGTCACGGCTGATGTCCCACTGTTGCAAGCCACTTTCAAACCACTCTTGCATTTTGTTGGCAATTTCAGATTGTAGCGAGCCGGAGCGTGTCCACTCTTTTAACATTCCCTCAAAGCTCGGTAAATCAAAGAAGAAATGCTCAGATTCTTTCACCACCGGTGTTGAGCCGGAAACCGCCGAGCGTGGATTAATCAAATCCATCGGGCTATAAGTGGAGGCACAAACCTCGCAGTTATCGCCATACTGATCTTCCGCTTTACATTTCGGGCAAGTGCCTTTTACGAAACGATCCGGCAGGAACATATTTTTTTCAGGGTCGAAAAGCTGAGAAATCACTTTGCTTTTGATAAAACCGTTCGCACGCAATTTTTTATAGATTTCGCTGGTGATTTCACGGTTTTCTTCGCTGTGGGTTGAGTGATAATTATCAAAGCTGATATTAAAACCTTCAAAGTCGGCAATATGATCGGCTTTGGCTTTTTCGATAAGTTGCTCAGGGGTAATGCCTAATTTATTGGCGTTAAGCATAATTGGCGTGCCGTGTGCATCATCGGCACACACAAAATGCACCTCGTTACCACGCATACGTTGAAAACGCACCCAAATATCCGCTTGAATATGCTCAAGCATATGACCTAAATGAATTGCACCGTTAGCGTAAGGCAAGGCACAAGTAACAAGCATTTTTCGTTTTTGGTTAGACATTCTATTTCTCGTTAAATTAGGGAAAATTGCCGTGTATTCTAGCTGAAATGTGTAACTTTTTCTAGTTGGCTTGAATTTATTAGAGCTTTCGTGAGACAAGCGGTAGAATATCCCCAAAATTTTGCATTCAGGTAGGGGCGAATTAATATTCGCCCGAAAATGCTGTTATATAAAACATTGAGAAATTCTATGCGAAAAGTAACCTTATATCGCTACCAATTACCCATTCAAACCGGCGTGGTGCTACGCAAACAAAAGCTGACTGAGCGAGCAGGCTTACTCGTCTGTTTACAGGAAAATGAACGTATCGGCTGGGGGGAAATCGCCCCTTTGCCGACCTTTAGCCAAGAAACGTTGGAGCAAGCCGAGAGCCAAGCTAAAAAGTGGCTAAAAGTGTGGCAAAGCGGAGAAACAAATGCCCTCGATGATCTTTTTCCCTCTGTCTCCTTTGGGCTAAGTTGTGCCTTGGCAGAATTGAATAATACGTTGGGCGAGCAGGGCAGTTATCGGTCTGCGATTTTATGCTATGGTGATGTGGAGAAATTCCAGCCGACCGTTACGCTTGGTAAATTAAAAATTGGCATAGAGCCTGAAAAAGAGGGCGAATTAGCGGATTTGTTGCTTTCAACAAACCCAAACTTACAGCTCAGGCTGGACGCCAACCGCCAATGGAGTTTGGAACAAGCGGTTAAATTTGCCGAAAAAATTGTAAATACCAACAAAGCTCGCATTCAATTTATCGAAGAACCCTGCCAAACGCCCGAACTTTCCCGCCAATTTACCAAGCAAACCGGCATTGCGATGGCCTGGGACGAAACGGTGCGAGAGCCAGATTTTGTGGTAAAAAAAGAGCCAAATCTGACCGCTATCATCATTAAACCCACGCTAACAGGCTCGCTAGAAAAATGCGTGAAACTGATCGACCAGGCTCATTCGCAAGGATTAACCGCAGTTATCAGTTCAAGCCTTGAAAGCAGCTTAGGATTAACCCAGCTGGCTCGCATCGCTCACCAATATACGCCAAACAGCGTACCGGGGTTGGATACGCTTAATTTAATGCAGCACCAATTATTGCGAGAATGGCAAGGTTCGGAATTGCCGTTAATTGGCGTGGAGAGCGAATTTGTCACCGAGGTTGTGCTATAATCAAACCAGCCGTAGGGGCGAAACATTTTTCGCCCTAATATTTAAATGTGGTTTGGGGCGAAAAATGTTTCACTCCTACATACTTTTTAACATCAGGAAACTATGCGTTTAGATAAATTTATCGCCGAAAATACCGGCTTAACTCGTTCGCAGGCTGCAAAAGCACTGAAAAGCGGTATTGTGACAGTCAATGGAAAAATCGAAAAAAGCGGTGCAGCAAAAATCAGCCAAGCAGATGAAATTTATTACGAAGATCAGAAACTAGAGTGGATGGAAGCAGGGCAATATTTTATGCTTTACAAACCGCAGGGCTATATTTGCTCGCACGATGATGGCGAATATCCAACCGTGTTCCAATTTTTCGATTATCCGCTGATGACCAAACTGCACACAGCTGGCAGGCTTGATGTAGATACCACAGGGCTTGTGCTTTTAACCGATGACGGCAAATGGTCGCATCGTATTACTTCGCCAAAGCACCATTGCGAAAAAACTTATTTAGTCACATTAGCCGATCCTGTTGAAGATTTTTATGCGGAAAAATTAGCCGAGGGTATTTTACTGCGTGGTGAAAAAGAACCGACTTTGCCGGCTCAACTTGAAATTTTAGATGATTACAATGTAAATCTGACAATCAGTGAAGGGCGTTACCACCAAGTCAAACGAATGTTTGCTGCCTTAGGCAATAAAGTAGAAGCCTTGCACCGTTGGCGAATTGGCGATGTGATTTTAGACGAAACCTTGGCAGAGGGCGAATTTCGACCGCTTACCCAAACCGAAATAGAGTATTTTTAATGGAAAATAATAGACCCCGTTTAAGTTTTTTCATCATTTTGGGAATGATGGCAATGTTGCCGCCGCTGGCGATTGATATGTATTTGCCCTCATTTTTAGATATTGCCCGAGATCTCGCCGTATCCCAAGAAAAGGTGCAAACCACGCTTGCGTTGTTTACCCTTGGCTTCGGGGCTGGGCAGCTTTTTTGGGGGCCGATGGCGGACAGCTTCGGGCGGAAAATCATTATTTTAATCGGGCTTATCGGCTCGGCGATTGCGGCGTTTTTCCTCACTCAAGTGGAAAACATTGAAACTTTTTATCTGCTGCGATTAATCCAAGGCCTATGTGCCGCCGCCCCAGCGGTGGTGCTAGGGGCATTAGTGCGAGATCTGTTTGACCGCAATGTGTTTGCCAGACTGATGTCGATCATTATGATTATCTCAATGCTCGCCCCACTGCTTGCCCCGATTGTGGGCGGTTATATTGCCAAATATTTCCACTGGCATTCGGTGTTTTATGTGATGGTCGCAATGGGCTTGTTGAGCGTGGTGCTGGTAGGTTGGAAAATCCCTGAAACGCTGGCGGTGGAAAAACGCTTGCCTCTCAGTTTTGGCAAAACCTTAGCCAATTTCGCCACACTTCTCAAACACAAACCGACACTCGGCTATGTGCTGATTGGCGGCTTAACATTTGCCGGCATTTTCTGCTTTTTGACTTCGGGTTCTATTGTCTATATCGGGCTATATGGCGTCTCACAGGAAAATTTCGGCTATTTCTTTGGCTTGAATATGGTCGTGATGGTAACGATGACGGCGATTAACAGCAAGCTAGTGGTGAAAGTCGGCTCAGAAATGATGCTGCGAATTGCTCTTGGGCTTCAGGTAGCGTTTGGTATTTGGCTGGCGATGACAGCAATTTTTGAGTTAGGCTTCTGGGCAATGGCAATCGGTGTGCCGCTTTACATCGGAATGCTTTCTACCATTGGTAGCAATGCCAGTGCCGCTATTTTAGAAAAATTCCCCGAAATGGCAGGCACCGCAAACGGCGTTGCTGGCACGGCACGTTTTGGTATTGCTTCGTTAGTGGGGGCAGGGCTTTCCCATATTGCGATTACCAGCGAAGCGCCAATGCTTTATGCAATGGCAAGCTGTACGGTTTTAGCCGGTGTGGTTTATTACTTCCTCTGTTATAAGCAGGATTAATTTATTTCACAAACAACGAAATAGACTCCAAATGGGCGGTGTGCGGGAACATATCAATCATTGCGACTTTTTCTAAGCGGTAGCCGAATTGCAGCAGTTTTTCTGCATCACGCACCAGCGTGGCGGGGTTGCAGGAAACATAGGCGATTCGTTCGGGCTGTAAGGCGGCTAGGTGATCTAAACAAAATAACGCTCCATTACGAGCAGGGTCGAGCAGCACTTTGTTGAACAGCTCGCTCGCCCAAGGCTTATCGGCAAAAGGCCCATCGAGGTTAGTTTGGTAAAATGCCACATTTTTTAGACCGCTTGCAGCTGCATTGGCTCGAGCCTGTTCCACCATTGGCTCAACGCCCTCAATGCCGACCACCGATTTTGCCTTTTTGGCTATCGGCAAGGTGAAATTCCCCATTCCGCAGAACAGATCTAGCACGCGATCATCATCGGAAAGTTCAAGCCACTCAAGGGATTTTTCCACCATTTTTTCATTGAGCGAAGCATTCACCTGAATAAAATCCCGAATCGAAAAATGGAGCTTCAAGCCTTGAATTTCGTAATAAGGCAGTTCGCCGCAAAGGTGCTCGAGCTGGTTTTCCTCACACATTACAAACAGCGATAGCTTTTCGCTTTCGGCAAAATGCCATAAATTTTCGCTATCTTGAGCCGATAATACCCCTAAATGTCGCAAAAATAAGGCGATGGTGTTATCCGCTTTGACTAATTCAATATGCCCGAGTTTTTTCGGATTTTTCCACTTTGCCAACAGTTTTTGCAATTTGGGCAGAAGCTTGGAAAGCTCACTTTCCAACACTTCGCAGTTTTCAAGCGGTATGATTTGGTTGGAATTTTGTAAACGAAAGCCCATTGTGAGTTTACCGTTTTGTATCGCAATGCTCAGTTTCGCACGGCGGCGGTAGGCTTTGTCATTGCCGACAATCATTGTCTGAAAATCAATGGCTTCAGATTGCAACTTTTGTAAACGCTGAAACAGGGCTTTTTGCTTCGCTTCTCGTTGCAAATCGAGCGAAATATGTTGCATTTGGCAGCCGCCGCATTTGCCGTAGAGCTCGCAGCTTGGCTCGGTGCGATTTGCAGATTTTTTCAAAATTTTCACCATTTGCCCACGCCCGTATTGGCGTTTTTCTTCCAATACCTTAAATTCCACCTGTTCATCGGGCAGGGCATTTTCAATAAACCACGTTTTGCCGTTGATTTTGGCAATGCCTAAGCCTTGATAATCTAACGCCTGAATTTTTACGGTTTGGCAATCGGTGGTTTTTGCGGATTTTTTTGCAACTTTTTCGGAATAAAAAATAGCCATTAGTATGCTCTACAGAATAAAAAATAGGTGTATTATATAAGAAAAGCATTTTGTGGAAAATGGAGGCAATATGATTTCAGCGGTTTGGATGGAGCGTTATTTGGCGGACAAAAAACGGGAGCAGGATCACCGCTCGCCGTTTCAGCGTGATCGGGCAAGGCTTTTGCATTCGGAAGCGTTTCGCTGCTTGCAGGCAAAAACGCAAATTCACGCGGTTGGCGAAGACGATTTTTATCGCACTCGCTTAACTCATTCGTTGGAGGTCGCCCAAATCGGCAGCAGTTTGCGTGAGAAGTTGTTGGAGGATTTAGACAGCTTTCAAGCGGTCTATTTTGCTCAAGATTTTACAAAAAACTCGGAAAATTTGACCGCTTTACTCAACGCATTATTGCCTTCGCATAGCCTGATTGAATCCCTCTGTTTCGCCCACGACATCGGGCATCCGCCATTCGGACACGGCGGTGAAATGGCGCTGAATTACAAAATGCACGAATTTGGCGGCTTTGAGGGCAATGCTCAATCGTTTCGCATTATGACCCAGCTCGAGCCTTACACCGAAAAGGCGGGAATGAATTTAACCCGCCGAACTTTGCTGGGCGTGATGAAATATCCGTCACTGTTATCTGCGACCGCTCCCGCTAAAATGGCGGAAATTTCCGAAGCTCGCCACATTAATTTGCACTATTTCCCGCAAAGTAAGGGCATTTTTGATGATGACAAACACTTTTTTGATTGGGTGCTTGAGCCGCTTAGCGAAGCGGATAAACGTCAATTCTGTGTGGTGGAGCAAAATCAAGAACCGAGCAAGCCGAATAAAACCCGTTATAAATCCCTCGATTGCAGCATTATGGAGCTGGCAGACGACATTGCCTACGGCGTGCACGATTTAGAAGATGCGATTGTGGGCGGAATGGTGACGCCGCAATCGTGGCAAAATGCGGAGAAATTGCTGGAGGAATGCCAATCGGATTGGGTAAAACAGCGTCTTCCGGAAATACGGGCAAAATTATTCTCTGAGCATCGCTACGAACGCAAAGATGTGATTGGAGCTTTAGTGAACCATTTTATCACCAATGTGCGTTGGCAAGCCTTGCCGGAGTTTGAAGAGCCGCTGTTGCGTTACAACGCTTACCTGCCGGAAAATGTTGCTTGCGTACTGAAAATTTTGAAGGATTTTGTCTATCAATATGTGATTTGTGATGTGAAAACCCAGCGAGTGGAACGCAAAGGGCAACGCATTTTGATGGAGTTGTTTGATATTCTCAGCAGCGATCCGATGCGATTGTTGCCGAATAACATTCGTGAGCGTTGGCAAAATGCCCCTGAAGCCAAGCGAGCAAGGGTGATTTGCGATTATCTGGCAAGTATGTCAGACGGACAAGCTTTCAAACTTTATGAAGGATTGTAGAACTAAATCGATTTTGCAAAGTCTTAGGAATAGATTTTGAATTTTTAATAGGAGAATATGATGAAGTCTATCGCAAAAACCGCATTCATTTTAACCGCTTTTGTTTCTGCAACCGTATTCGCGAAGAGTGTTCCAAGTGAGATTTATCAACCACGCGGCGAATTAGTCAAAGCAGATCGCCAAGGCAATGGCGAATTTGAAGTGGAATATCGTGTAAAAGGGAATGATGTTCGCTCGTTAGCTCAACAAACGATTGCTCACGCCAAGAAGAAAGGCTTCCGTGTGGTTGAGTCTGAAATTAAACGTGATGATGCCGATCTCAAATTTGAGCGTGGTGATCAAGAGCTAGATGTTCAGATTGAATTAAAAGGTAATAATCGTATTGAATATAAAGCAGACTTAGATTTAGATAAAAACTAATTTAGTTATCTTTTAACAGAAAATGGCCGCTTATTGTGATTAAATTGTGTAAGCGGTTTAATTTTTTAGCAATTAGCTAGTGTTAGATTTTTGTAAAAATATGAACTAAGCTAAATTTGCCTAGTCATAAATTATGAGCTCTCTAAGAACTCAATTTAATAAAATAAAAGAATAGGAGATTCTATATGAAAAACGTAAGTAAAACATTATTAGTTCTAACTACTTTCGCTTCTGTAACCGCATTTGCTCAATCAGTTGCTGTACCCGAGGAAATTTATCAACCACAAGGTGAGTTAATTAAATCAGAGCTTGATGGTAAGAACGAGTTTGAGGTTGAATACCATGTTAAAGGAACAGATGTGCGTGGATTAGCAGAAAAAGCCATTGAACACGCTAAAAGCAAAGGTTTTGATTTAGTTAAATCTGAAATCAAAGATAAAGATGCAGATTTAAAATTCAAGCGTAACAAGCAAGAATTAGATA is from Mannheimia varigena and encodes:
- a CDS encoding GNAT family N-acetyltransferase, which codes for MIKHNLDNFEFAYIDESGVKAGTLRYRYIKDNVIDAYTTRVDEAFQGKGIAGELYNALIAFAQEKALKIKPSCSYIEVKMQRNHRELIA
- the dacB gene encoding serine-type D-Ala-D-Ala carboxypeptidase: MIFKNATRSFFQKFILSTLLIPSLVQAEINAEELIQTLPAGTSVSFIAKNLDTNQIITQHQSDVFMLPASTQKVFTALAAKLTLSDDFRFQTALLTNGKVENDVVKGNLIARFTGDPELTSGQIYQLISKLKQQGINKIEGDLILDTSVFASHDKASGWIWNDLTMCFNAPPAAINIDRNCFYVSLNADQPIGEFAKVDVPSAYPVQVFSSAYVVDSKEAPFCQLDVVVHDNNRYQIKGCMARQSKPFGLSFSVQDPTNYGANIINKHLKSLGIEFNGQLKEPLTPQAGTVLAEHYSEPLPVLLKKMMKKSDNQIADALFRTVANKQHNRPASFQLGSYVIRQLLKSKANINFKNSVVADGSGLSRHNQISSQTMLETLEYIAQNEDTLHLFETFPIAGVDGTISGRGSISTEPLAKNLIAKTGALKGVYNLAGFMKNARGEQIAFVQFISGYSTGELESKTKRAPLNTFENRFYMALFNE
- the greA gene encoding transcription elongation factor GreA; the protein is MKQIPMTVRGAEQLREELDFLKNVRRPQIIDAIAEAREHGDLKENAEYHAAREQQGFCEGRIQEIEGKLGNAQIIDVTKMTNNGKVIFGATVQLVNAETDEEVTYRIVGDDEANIKEGLISVNSPIARGLVGKEVDDSVSITTPGGKVEFDIVGVEYI
- the ndk gene encoding nucleoside-diphosphate kinase, translating into MIQQTLSIIKPDVTKRNLIGQVLAEIEKGGLKIKALKMLHLTTEQAGGFYAEHQGKEFFEPLVEFMTSEPIVVAVLEGENAVQHYRDLMGATDPAKREKGTIRDKFALSYRENSVHGSDSEESAKREIAYFFVPSEIV
- the metG gene encoding methionine--tRNA ligase; this encodes MSNQKRKMLVTCALPYANGAIHLGHMLEHIQADIWVRFQRMRGNEVHFVCADDAHGTPIMLNANKLGITPEQLIEKAKADHIADFEGFNISFDNYHSTHSEENREITSEIYKKLRANGFIKSKVISQLFDPEKNMFLPDRFVKGTCPKCKAEDQYGDNCEVCASTYSPMDLINPRSAVSGSTPVVKESEHFFFDLPSFEGMLKEWTRSGSLQSEIANKMQEWFESGLQQWDISRDAPYFGFEIPDAENKFFYVWLDAPIGYMASFKNLCDRKGINFDEFWKKDSDSELYHFIGKDIVYFHSLFWPAMLEGSGYRKPTNVFAHGYVTVDGAKMSKSRGTFIQASTYLKHIDPECLRYYYAAKLNDRIEDLDFSLDDFVQRVNSDIVNKLVNLASRNAGFIAKRFEGKLAAKLDDEALFNEFTAQAETIANFYESREFNKAIRAIMELTDKANKYIDEKAPWVIAKEEGKDAELQAVCSMGIELFRVLMSYLKPVLPQLAERAEAFLQAELRWDNIATPLLGHTVAPFKSLFSRLEKKQIDAVIEETKALFADAQKETKKSAEKKGTQAVEKQAVENQENIAIEPIAPEITIDDFAKLDLRAAKVLHCEAVPKSDKMLRFELDLGDHKRQVFSGIKAAYPNPEELIGRFVVVIANLAPRKMSFGMSEGMILSAGSGGANLFLLDADSGVQPGMQVK
- the menC gene encoding o-succinylbenzoate synthase codes for the protein MRKVTLYRYQLPIQTGVVLRKQKLTERAGLLVCLQENERIGWGEIAPLPTFSQETLEQAESQAKKWLKVWQSGETNALDDLFPSVSFGLSCALAELNNTLGEQGSYRSAILCYGDVEKFQPTVTLGKLKIGIEPEKEGELADLLLSTNPNLQLRLDANRQWSLEQAVKFAEKIVNTNKARIQFIEEPCQTPELSRQFTKQTGIAMAWDETVREPDFVVKKEPNLTAIIIKPTLTGSLEKCVKLIDQAHSQGLTAVISSSLESSLGLTQLARIAHQYTPNSVPGLDTLNLMQHQLLREWQGSELPLIGVESEFVTEVVL
- the rsuA gene encoding 16S rRNA pseudouridine(516) synthase RsuA translates to MRLDKFIAENTGLTRSQAAKALKSGIVTVNGKIEKSGAAKISQADEIYYEDQKLEWMEAGQYFMLYKPQGYICSHDDGEYPTVFQFFDYPLMTKLHTAGRLDVDTTGLVLLTDDGKWSHRITSPKHHCEKTYLVTLADPVEDFYAEKLAEGILLRGEKEPTLPAQLEILDDYNVNLTISEGRYHQVKRMFAALGNKVEALHRWRIGDVILDETLAEGEFRPLTQTEIEYF
- a CDS encoding Bcr/CflA family multidrug efflux MFS transporter, producing MENNRPRLSFFIILGMMAMLPPLAIDMYLPSFLDIARDLAVSQEKVQTTLALFTLGFGAGQLFWGPMADSFGRKIIILIGLIGSAIAAFFLTQVENIETFYLLRLIQGLCAAAPAVVLGALVRDLFDRNVFARLMSIIMIISMLAPLLAPIVGGYIAKYFHWHSVFYVMVAMGLLSVVLVGWKIPETLAVEKRLPLSFGKTLANFATLLKHKPTLGYVLIGGLTFAGIFCFLTSGSIVYIGLYGVSQENFGYFFGLNMVVMVTMTAINSKLVVKVGSEMMLRIALGLQVAFGIWLAMTAIFELGFWAMAIGVPLYIGMLSTIGSNASAAILEKFPEMAGTANGVAGTARFGIASLVGAGLSHIAITSEAPMLYAMASCTVLAGVVYYFLCYKQD
- the rlmD gene encoding 23S rRNA (uracil(1939)-C(5))-methyltransferase RlmD; this encodes MAIFYSEKVAKKSAKTTDCQTVKIQALDYQGLGIAKINGKTWFIENALPDEQVEFKVLEEKRQYGRGQMVKILKKSANRTEPSCELYGKCGGCQMQHISLDLQREAKQKALFQRLQKLQSEAIDFQTMIVGNDKAYRRRAKLSIAIQNGKLTMGFRLQNSNQIIPLENCEVLESELSKLLPKLQKLLAKWKNPKKLGHIELVKADNTIALFLRHLGVLSAQDSENLWHFAESEKLSLFVMCEENQLEHLCGELPYYEIQGLKLHFSIRDFIQVNASLNEKMVEKSLEWLELSDDDRVLDLFCGMGNFTLPIAKKAKSVVGIEGVEPMVEQARANAAASGLKNVAFYQTNLDGPFADKPWASELFNKVLLDPARNGALFCLDHLAALQPERIAYVSCNPATLVRDAEKLLQFGYRLEKVAMIDMFPHTAHLESISLFVK
- a CDS encoding anti-phage deoxyguanosine triphosphatase; the protein is MISAVWMERYLADKKREQDHRSPFQRDRARLLHSEAFRCLQAKTQIHAVGEDDFYRTRLTHSLEVAQIGSSLREKLLEDLDSFQAVYFAQDFTKNSENLTALLNALLPSHSLIESLCFAHDIGHPPFGHGGEMALNYKMHEFGGFEGNAQSFRIMTQLEPYTEKAGMNLTRRTLLGVMKYPSLLSATAPAKMAEISEARHINLHYFPQSKGIFDDDKHFFDWVLEPLSEADKRQFCVVEQNQEPSKPNKTRYKSLDCSIMELADDIAYGVHDLEDAIVGGMVTPQSWQNAEKLLEECQSDWVKQRLPEIRAKLFSEHRYERKDVIGALVNHFITNVRWQALPEFEEPLLRYNAYLPENVACVLKILKDFVYQYVICDVKTQRVERKGQRILMELFDILSSDPMRLLPNNIRERWQNAPEAKRARVICDYLASMSDGQAFKLYEGL